The proteins below come from a single Buchnera aphidicola (Thelaxes californica) genomic window:
- the recB gene encoding exodeoxyribonuclease V subunit beta translates to MKNIILKKLDILNIPLDNQILIEASAGTGKTFNIALLYIRMILKININNSKTFNIKNINQIVLISYTNKSLEELKKRIIILLSELKQSCFLKHTTISYIKPFFKYIHDFEYTTSLLEYVENNIDYISCYTVHSFFSHIIQENKYFLKNVNNFTIFNNQKKIYIQSCYDFWRQYCYTLSYDIMKIIYSYWNTPEQLFSDIYPFLQNFNNFFLKHKKKNISINIQHLSLIKKIHSFKKFLFLNKIFIEKILQNKKNEMCQKNVKILEILLTWTKITTKDYYIPKEMNIIYLKILKKNICNIKKEKKKIIQTIINFSKIKFSIKEIFLHQAINFIKKNIKKIKLQENKLEFEDLIEIVYLNVVIKENPIFIYFIRKNFPIIIIDEYQDIDIKSNKIFNKIYKKQPRKIMLLIGDPKQTIYEFRGASINSYFNYKKNIIHQYYLDINWRSSSNLVDNINHIFSIKKYPFITKNILYKKIITPEKNKKMIFKINNIVQPSFRIFFNNIDKNLNIHQYYQWSSEQCAEDINFLINNIENKKAKIFIKNKVKILSIKDITILVRNQQESEIIQSALKRKKIVSKYFSKQKNLFHTQEAEEISWILEALLNIHEEKNIFKALSINILNIKLNTLFKISKSNFNENILIIFQKYLNILKTQGILNLIKYLIINKKKYFRKNKNDEKKYINFLTLGEILEQKYYQLKNLELVLNWIKKKIIEKNYKKNELNPINQSNYEYITIISIHQSKGLEFPIVWFPFSSAFLHHHNSFFSKKNQDLNSVLKTKFIKKSILHKKKLSEEIRLFYVAITRPSIHCSFTIAPINICNKKNNTYTDITNSGLGYLITSKKCTNIYDLKKIVQQTFSSQNNIEIFYYFSFLKNYIKKNNNQNKNIQKKKHIYLKKTIKKQFKITSYTNLLSEKTKESFYLPIFNKKKEKNNIYYKKKKIKTPFFFEKGQEFGTFIHHILKNINFNKTIDIILLSQQLKNFYFPQCWKKELKIWLEKIVNTTLLPLNIKLKELKKHKILKEFEFYMSVNKTLHNYQFNQCIKKKDKISSLSSNLEFNSFKGIVTGFIDLIFELNNKFFIVDYKTNWLGDNYADYNNKNIEKTMINHRYDVQYHLYGIVLHKYLKQRITKYSIKKNFGGIFYLFLRGMDINHNNQSIFYIPPNIKLMKKLNKLF, encoded by the coding sequence ATGAAAAATATAATTTTAAAAAAATTAGATATTTTAAATATACCACTTGATAATCAAATATTAATTGAAGCATCAGCTGGAACTGGGAAAACTTTTAATATTGCTTTATTATATATAAGAATGATTTTAAAAATAAATATCAATAATTCAAAAACATTTAATATTAAAAATATTAATCAAATTGTATTAATTTCATATACTAATAAATCATTAGAAGAATTAAAAAAAAGAATTATAATACTTTTATCTGAATTAAAACAATCATGTTTTTTAAAACATACTACTATCTCGTATATAAAACCTTTTTTTAAGTATATTCATGATTTTGAATATACCACTTCTTTGTTAGAATATGTAGAAAATAATATTGATTATATCTCCTGTTATACTGTTCATTCTTTTTTTTCACATATTATTCAAGAAAATAAATATTTTTTAAAAAATGTAAACAATTTTACAATATTTAATAATCAAAAAAAAATATATATTCAATCATGTTATGACTTTTGGAGACAATATTGTTATACATTATCTTATGACATTATGAAAATCATTTATTCTTATTGGAATACTCCTGAACAACTATTCTCTGACATTTATCCTTTTTTACAAAATTTTAATAATTTTTTTTTAAAACATAAAAAAAAAAATATATCCATTAATATACAACATCTTTCGTTAATTAAAAAAATTCACTCTTTTAAAAAATTTTTATTTCTAAATAAAATATTTATAGAAAAAATATTACAAAATAAAAAAAATGAAATGTGTCAAAAAAATGTTAAAATATTAGAAATATTATTAACATGGACAAAAATAACAACAAAAGATTATTACATTCCAAAAGAAATGAACATTATTTATTTAAAAATATTGAAAAAAAATATATGTAATATTAAAAAAGAAAAAAAAAAAATAATACAAACAATTATTAATTTCTCTAAAATAAAATTTTCAATTAAAGAAATTTTTTTACATCAAGCTATAAATTTTATAAAAAAAAATATCAAAAAAATTAAACTTCAAGAAAATAAATTAGAATTTGAAGATTTAATAGAAATTGTTTATTTAAATGTAGTTATAAAAGAAAACCCTATATTTATATATTTTATAAGAAAAAATTTTCCCATTATAATCATAGACGAATATCAAGATATTGATATTAAATCAAACAAAATATTTAATAAAATATATAAAAAACAACCAAGAAAAATCATGTTGTTAATCGGAGATCCAAAACAAACAATATATGAATTTAGAGGGGCAAGTATTAATTCATACTTTAATTATAAAAAAAACATTATACATCAATATTATTTAGATATAAATTGGAGATCTTCTAGCAATCTTGTAGATAATATTAATCACATTTTTTCTATTAAAAAATATCCTTTCATTACAAAAAATATCTTATATAAAAAAATTATTACACCTGAAAAAAATAAAAAAATGATATTTAAAATCAATAATATTGTACAACCTTCTTTTAGAATTTTTTTTAATAATATTGATAAAAATTTAAATATACATCAATATTATCAATGGAGCAGTGAACAATGTGCTGAAGATATCAATTTTCTAATAAACAATATTGAAAATAAAAAAGCAAAAATTTTTATTAAAAATAAAGTAAAAATATTATCAATAAAAGATATTACAATTTTAGTTCGTAACCAACAAGAATCTGAAATAATTCAATCTGCATTAAAAAGAAAAAAAATAGTTTCAAAATATTTCTCTAAACAAAAAAATCTTTTTCATACACAAGAAGCAGAAGAAATATCGTGGATATTAGAAGCATTATTAAATATACATGAAGAAAAAAATATTTTTAAAGCACTTTCAATAAATATTTTAAATATTAAATTAAACACATTATTTAAAATATCTAAATCGAACTTTAATGAAAATATACTTATTATATTTCAAAAATATTTAAATATATTAAAAACACAAGGTATTCTAAATTTAATTAAATATTTAATAATAAATAAAAAAAAATATTTTAGAAAAAATAAAAATGATGAAAAAAAATACATAAATTTTTTAACATTAGGAGAAATATTAGAACAAAAATATTATCAATTAAAAAATTTAGAACTAGTTTTAAATTGGATAAAAAAAAAAATTATCGAAAAAAATTATAAAAAAAATGAACTTAATCCAATTAATCAATCTAATTATGAATACATTACTATAATTAGTATACATCAATCAAAAGGACTCGAATTTCCTATAGTGTGGTTTCCTTTTTCTAGTGCATTTTTACATCATCATAATTCATTTTTTAGTAAAAAAAATCAAGACTTAAATAGTGTTTTAAAAACTAAATTTATAAAAAAAAGTATATTACATAAAAAAAAACTATCTGAAGAAATAAGATTGTTTTATGTTGCTATTACTCGACCATCAATACATTGCAGTTTCACAATAGCTCCAATTAATATATGTAATAAAAAAAATAATACGTATACTGATATTACTAACAGTGGTTTAGGTTATCTAATTACTTCAAAAAAATGTACTAATATATATGATTTAAAAAAAATAGTTCAACAAACATTTTCTTCACAAAATAACATTGAAATATTTTATTATTTTTCTTTTTTAAAAAATTATATAAAAAAAAATAATAATCAAAATAAAAATATTCAAAAAAAAAAACATATTTATTTAAAAAAAACAATAAAAAAACAATTTAAAATTACTAGTTACACAAATTTATTATCAGAAAAAACAAAAGAAAGTTTTTACTTACCAATATTTAATAAAAAAAAAGAAAAAAATAATATATATTATAAAAAAAAAAAAATAAAAACTCCTTTTTTTTTTGAAAAAGGACAAGAATTTGGAACTTTTATACACCATATACTTAAAAATATAAATTTTAATAAAACAATTGATATAATTTTATTATCTCAACAATTAAAAAATTTTTATTTTCCACAATGTTGGAAAAAAGAGTTGAAAATTTGGTTAGAAAAAATTGTAAACACGACATTATTGCCATTAAATATTAAATTAAAAGAACTTAAAAAACATAAAATACTTAAAGAATTCGAATTTTATATGTCAGTTAATAAAACTTTACATAATTATCAATTTAATCAATGTATTAAAAAAAAAGACAAAATTTCTTCTCTTTCTTCTAATTTAGAATTTAATTCTTTTAAAGGTATTGTCACAGGTTTCATTGATTTAATTTTTGAATTAAACAATAAATTTTTTATTGTTGATTACAAAACTAATTGGTTAGGAGATAACTATGCTGACTATAATAATAAAAATATAGAAAAAACGATGATTAATCATAGATATGATGTACAATATCATTTATATGGAATTGTATTACATAAGTACTTAAAACAACGTATAACAAAATATTCTATTAAAAAAAATTTTGGAGGAATATTTTACCTCTTTTTAAGAGGTATGGACATTAATCATAATAATCAAAGTATATTTTATATACCTCCGAATATAAAATTAATGAAAAAATTAAATAAATTATTTTAA
- the recD gene encoding exodeoxyribonuclease V subunit alpha → MNIQKILHIALKKKMINNFEFYFSTTLFHTNQPEIILAALCVCYNNRMGNICLNINKIQKKNIFPKKFQSLTQKIWTYTKHIKNWKKHLKKIFFLNQQSNFPLFLSNNYLYTRKMWVMELYLSHFFFHKNLEKKIKIEKTKKIISVLSKENIDNNQIIAITLALLKRIVFIIGSPGTGKTTIVTKLILCLIRLYNKKNRIKLCAPTGKAATRLVESIQESIKSIFLITNEEKKQIPTFASTIHELINVMKKKDYTSNNIENILIIDEASMIDIYIFYELIKNITKSTRIIFIGDINQLPSVQPGSILKDICKKANNTYNLDTCNKIYEITKKKVKQSKNIHPQIYNNIYILKKNYRFSKSSNIHQLANLIHKRKINELIHLLDNTVQEIEYFQVTNQQQYNQMIYKIINFCKKYLKYVYENLNYKKILTKFNKFKILCAVNEGIFGVNTINKIIEKTIYKQKNKFQYLFLNKEWYIGRPIIITKNQKILNIFNGEIGIALKDKNEEIKIHFSPLYGKQRIFCPDIIQNYKTAWCITVHKSQGSEFSKVCFVIPNIFFDTLSTELMYTAVTRAKKKIIIFGNKTILKKMVQNNTIRTSNICNIKNTNTIY, encoded by the coding sequence ATGAATATACAAAAAATATTACATATTGCATTAAAAAAAAAAATGATAAATAATTTTGAATTTTATTTTTCAACTACCTTATTTCATACTAATCAACCAGAAATTATATTAGCTGCATTATGTGTATGCTACAATAATCGTATGGGAAATATTTGCTTAAATATTAATAAAATTCAGAAAAAAAATATTTTTCCTAAAAAATTTCAAAGTTTAACACAAAAAATATGGACATATACTAAACATATAAAAAATTGGAAAAAACATTTAAAAAAAATATTTTTTTTAAATCAACAATCCAATTTCCCTTTATTTCTATCAAATAATTATTTATATACAAGAAAAATGTGGGTAATGGAATTATATCTGTCACACTTTTTTTTTCATAAAAATTTAGAAAAAAAAATAAAAATTGAAAAAACAAAAAAAATTATCAGTGTTTTATCCAAAGAAAATATTGATAATAATCAAATTATTGCTATTACTCTTGCATTACTCAAAAGAATCGTTTTTATAATTGGAAGTCCTGGAACAGGAAAAACAACAATCGTAACAAAATTAATTTTATGCTTAATAAGATTATACAATAAAAAAAATCGAATAAAATTATGTGCACCTACTGGAAAAGCTGCAACTAGATTAGTTGAATCTATTCAAGAATCTATTAAGAGTATATTTTTAATAACTAATGAAGAAAAAAAACAAATTCCAACTTTTGCTTCTACTATACATGAATTAATTAATGTAATGAAGAAAAAAGATTATACTTCAAATAATATTGAAAATATATTAATAATCGATGAAGCTTCAATGATAGATATTTATATTTTTTACGAATTAATTAAAAATATCACAAAATCAACAAGAATTATATTTATAGGAGATATAAACCAACTACCTTCAGTGCAACCAGGATCAATATTAAAAGATATATGTAAAAAAGCAAACAATACTTATAATTTAGATACATGTAATAAAATTTATGAAATTACAAAAAAAAAAGTAAAACAATCAAAAAATATACATCCTCAAATATACAATAATATTTATATTCTAAAAAAAAATTATAGATTTTCTAAATCTTCTAATATTCATCAACTTGCAAATTTAATTCATAAAAGAAAAATTAATGAATTAATACATTTATTAGATAATACAGTGCAAGAAATTGAATATTTCCAAGTAACTAATCAACAACAATATAATCAAATGATTTACAAAATTATTAATTTTTGTAAAAAATATTTAAAATATGTATATGAAAACTTAAACTATAAAAAAATATTAACGAAATTTAATAAATTTAAAATATTATGTGCAGTAAATGAAGGAATTTTTGGAGTTAATACAATTAATAAAATTATTGAAAAAACAATTTATAAACAAAAAAATAAATTTCAATATTTGTTTTTAAATAAAGAATGGTATATAGGACGTCCTATTATTATTACTAAAAATCAAAAAATATTAAATATATTTAATGGAGAAATTGGGATCGCTTTAAAAGATAAAAATGAAGAAATAAAAATACATTTTTCTCCTTTATACGGGAAACAACGAATATTCTGTCCAGATATTATTCAAAATTATAAAACTGCGTGGTGTATCACAGTACATAAATCTCAAGGATCAGAATTTTCAAAAGTTTGTTTTGTTATTCCAAATATTTTTTTTGACACCTTAAGTACTGAATTAATGTATACAGCAGTAACCAGAGCTAAAAAAAAAATAATAATTTTTGGAAATAAAACAATCTTAAAAAAAATGGTTCAAAATAATACAATAAGAACAAGCAACATATGTAATATAAAAAACACTAATACTATATATTAA